In Athene noctua chromosome 7, bAthNoc1.hap1.1, whole genome shotgun sequence, the following proteins share a genomic window:
- the EN1 gene encoding homeobox protein engrailed-1, translating into MEEPPEGHGHRDAAPGPASSGSGSDGESVPVSPSPAPASPAAPCPLPLPRRRHPPPPPPPPPPHRTTNFFIDNILRPDFGCKKEPPAPAGGGGGGGGGGGGSSRERDGDRGQSSGRENVNPLLARPPNPPSLLCPDSNCRPDGSAPPPPPAAAAAKPSPAAAAAAAAAAAASGAAKPPSDGGETHPAKYGEHGSPAILLMGSNNGGPVIKPDSQQPLVWPAWVYCTRYSDRPSSGPRTRKLKKKKTEKEDKRPRTAFTAEQLQRLKAEFQANRYITEQRRQSLAQELSLNESQIKIWFQNKRAKIKKATGIKNGLALHLMAQGLYNHSTTTVQDKEESE; encoded by the exons ATGGAAGAGCCGCCGGAGGGGCACGGCCACCGAGacgcggcgcccggcccggcgagcagcggcagcggcagcgatGGCGAGAGCGtgcccgtgtcccccagccccgcgcccgcctcccccgccgcgccctgccccctgcccctgccccgccgccgccacccgccgcccccgccgccgcccccgccgccccacCGCACCACCAACTTTTTCATCGACAACATCCTGAGGCCGGACTTCGGCTGCAAGAAGGAGCCGCCCGCACCGgccggcggcggaggaggaggaggaggaggaggaggaggcagcagccgGGAGCGGGACGGAGACCGGGGGCAGAGCTCAGGTAGAGAAAACGTCAACCCGCTGCTGGCCCGGCCGCCCAACCCGCCCTCCCTCCTCTGCCCGGACTCGAACTGCCGTCCCGacggctccgcgccgccgccgccgcccgccgccgccgccgccaaaCCCAGTCccgccgcggcggcagcggcagcggcggcggcggcggcgtcgGGGGCGGCCAAGCCCCCCTCCGACGGGGGCGAGACTCACCCGGCGAAGTACGGGGAGCACGGCAGCCCCGCCATCCTCCTCATGGGCTCTAATAATGGAGGACCTGTTATAAAGCCCGACTCGCAACAGCCGCTGGTGTGGCCTGCCTGGGTCTACTGCACTAGGTATTCAGACAGACCGTCCTCGG GCCCCCGCACCAGGAAGCTGAAGAAGAAGAAGACGGAGAAGGAGGACAAGCGGCCGCGGACGGCGTTCACGGCCGAGCAGCTGCAGCGGCTGAAGGCGGAGTTCCAGGCGAACCGGTACATCACGGAGCAGCGGCGGCAGAGCCTGGCCCAGGAGCTCAGCCTCAACGAGTCCCAGATCAAGATCTGGTTCCAGAACAAACGAGCCAAGATCAAGAAGGCGACGGGCATCAAGAACGGGCTGGCGCTGCACCTCATGGCCCAGGGACTCTACAACCACTCCACCACCACCGTGCAGGACAAAGAGGAGAGCGAGTga